One genomic region from Bombyx mori chromosome 6, ASM3026992v2 encodes:
- the LOC101745102 gene encoding uncharacterized protein LOC101745102 isoform X3, whose product MIAIVLCIVGKILELTRNAYDRDVNKDFGPLNAFGISRKRKRKRGPPPRLGLKAASPGVAGADEDCNSNTSLAGSQHSAHDDLDAHCDNSGYLWFLDYNPIFRDGSCHHTSVLSSVSASYKGISDLAARFEFTSRYNDIARDLDANLAEADMESFRTEDIHALLMTANLPHDTINDDRTHDSNPRGEMFASISSSLMERFRFDSSISIGSSLQGEESVGSINTMSICKSELLFSPVKEGGIHGVHFSVDSLDCELPTEQDLILTCQANKDNYTIAFEGSLTTYSEDSECVEPAVNQINDKLDKEEQTVSLESDERTRRNLELLERCKKITNKLSTSMARSDLGLTTWSKLKKQTVQSPLRRHPSGNNNGDSNETTDATNDMNNSVIKSQSLPNLYRRKLMNSSVISVALSNSTVDSFTANERLTGTPVCMKVYDVSQQRLSHGSQHSEPMSTSSTENHTSSDKSQPKQSFSLVKLFMKQKSESNDGIVSLDQMERSECWPSSSGGESGDSVGEQKHTDSESVNTGRPPLEIPSSNTDEAFSAVYEEIPSTNPTLFHVQNLNNRMYDEVLIEEEETADGAKLSDSESNLYATVNKTHIKRTHANIMNSPSKFRSSRKSCSSQSSATSVSISSCSESDGTQITRMNRILQRECCDHKATSTHIETDTIDKSMQTSSMQLSSSRYEREFFKVVEPSFLQKLKEGDCEKPVFILYPSYTLPDISFLNGRPNIYLNPMKVNVSPKSSQIKRNRVQVKSKRPFSCNDVEILKKKGLGHIKDWDSLNFLLPMECKQMLSEVPELMQHVKEKDGKFCNVTPSSKSKNRPVSCDCNNLAGNTTAVSSSSSTATQPSSGYRGSSTMLTDSSAQNSPAPANFNPLFVYRYDSATSSEASGNSEGQRVNPAAPRRSLSLVDQIRPPKQGEIVPPRPPLPKSILRKSMDKTRKSSTQTKRYSMFEMDDFMQDPIACATAVTEHKTKRRSLQEPYYLQNQNIDYRKNNDLAAKRLSQQFLDAAEKDADYNEYYPDEGVGTESSLESGKSNEIKLHRPHTPPMPKPRTKRMEYTEFPPPGALISSADLQQLEEFLKQSGLTCQNMDEWDQNQVQKVRNQVSKFLQMKRSQEENQRSTESSGSSCNSKKSVSFAQKSDAQVESLQTQAKTVEEIKGDALITPPNSPNISAVLAQRHYQAKNLAEIPICEEVEVSPDEFGSPIHFEGRPKYDLIDVSQKRALVSNVTDAVEMLIQHFSSATDQAELAFLGDSKQSPACAKIALNALCPALYAVFRDGLKENIETSFGAVNNSVWQMVESTARQGPITKSLNELVLRINSEDAVTEGLVKFNAFILGLLNAQTVDAWVSYVRTRESILAKHYGPDSLVLAGCVGEPRCRALLDTLLASLEPLKLLPFSLDLMFEMRELHRSFKRIENEMRAASRPTSINPPLTLNQRNLLKLVRSMQSSGVSSDDCQTSVIMRHREPKNKEPSTPDLLNDSANVKTAIEKNRPRSCVNPTAIGHDMCPNNSRIEMETNRRWSGVHLGSKLMQAFDRLVFDDSDDYTDSLETNKPCPRAPAGEAKLDFSGEEQWRPGSASSGGSGNAPTGKFRRLQLKWEMLSNAESPVTPSGETSPAAARGSKIPRPVSSPVRPQAPPLQSPAKNTHRGIPVPVRKGTSPTTATTQRPASSRTNTTNKKPSQTVNRTSRVDGAWPGGAAPRPASLPYGRPAPPPAPRRAASSSATRPSANTSHHKNKSRRAVSTSATRTRGGTALKVDKYVRTLWHRLPSDSGHLAFNEGERLRLVLEVDDQYLLCCRGDQKGLVPRDAVLLEDF is encoded by the exons GGCCACCGCCAAGGTTGGGGCTGAAGGCGGCAAGCCCCGGCGTGGCAGGCGCCGACGAGGATTGTAACAGCAACACCAGTCTCGCTGGAAGCCAGCACTCGGCTCACGATGACCTCGACGCGCACTGCGACAATTCTGGTTATCTTTGGTTCCTTGACTACAA TCCAATTTTCCGAGACGGCTCCTGCCACCACACCTCAGTGTTGTCCTCCGTGTCGGCTTCGTACAAAGGCATAAGTGACCTCGCCGCACGCTTCGAGTTCACGTCTCGATATAACGACATCGCGAGAGATCTAGACGCAAATCTCGCGGAGGCCGACATGGAAAGCTTCAGAACCGAAGACATACATGCACTGCTGATGACCGCCAACTTGCCACACGACACCATCAACGACGACAGAACGCATGAT AGTAACCCCCGAGGCGAGATGTTCGCGAGCATCTCTAGCTCTCTCATGGAAAGGTTTCGGTTCGACAGCAGTATCAGTATCGGCAGTAGTTTGCAG GGTGAAGAATCTGTCGGTTCAATCAACACGATGTCGATATGCAAGTCAGAACTGCTCTTTTCGCCTGTGAAGGAGGGCGGAATACACGGCGTCCATTTCAGCGTCGACAGTCTGGATTGTGAGCTGCCTACTGAGCAGGATCTTATTCTTACCTGCCAGGCTAATAAGGACAACTACACTATCGCCTTTGAGGGTAGTCTTACCACTTATTCTGAGGACAGTGAGTGCGTAGAACCGGCCGTCAATCAAATCAATG ACAAATTGGATAAGGAAGAACAAACAGTTTCGTTAGAGAGTGATGAGAGAACGCGTAGGAATTTAGAATTATTAGAAAGATGTaagaaaattacaaataaactaAGTACATCAATGGCCAGAAGTGACTTAGGATTAACGACGTGGAGTAAGCTTAAGAAGCAGACAGTCCAATCCCCTCTAAGAAG gCATCCATCCGGAAATAACAATGGAGATTCAAATGAAACAACTGATGCCACAAACGACATGAACAACTCAGTCATAAAAAGCCAAAGCCTGCCAAATCTTTATAGGAGAAAATTGATGAATAGTTCAGTTATCTCAGTAGCTCTCAGTAACTCAACG gtCGATTCATTTACTGCCAATGAACGTTTAACCGGTACGCCGGTTTGTATGAAAGTATACGATGTGTCGCAACAACGTTTATCTCATGGTAGCCAACATTCGGAGCCAATGAGCACATCATCTACAGAAAATCATACTTCGTCAGATAAAAGCCAACCCAAACAATCATTTAGCTtggtaaaattatttatgaaacaaaaaagtGAGAGCAATGATGGCATTGTCAGTTTGGATCAAATGGAAAGATCTGAATGTTGGCCATCCAGTTCCGGTGGAGAAAGTGGAGATTCAGTAGGAGAACAAAAACACACAGATTCCGAATCTGTAAATACTGGAAGACCTCCCTTAGAAATACCAAGCAGTAATACTGATGAGGCCTTTTCGGCAGTATATGAAGAAATACCATCTACTAACCCTACGCTCTTCCacgtacaaaatttaaataatagaatGTATGATGAAGTTTTGATCGAAGAAGAAGAAACAGCAGATGGAGCTAAGTTAAGCGACAGTGAAAGTAATCTTTATGCTACTGTCAACAAAACACATATTAAAAGAACGCACGCAAATATTATGAATAGTCCGTCAAAGTTCAGAAGCAGCAGAAAGTCTTGTTCTTCTCAATCATCAGCCACTAGTGTTAGTATTTCAAGTTGTTCCGAATCTGATGGAACTCAGATCACGAGGATGAATAGAATATTACAAAGAGAGTGTTGTGATCACAAAGCCACATCGACTCATATTGAAACTGATACTATAGATAAAAGCATGCAAACGTCAAGCATGCAACTTTCGAGCTCACGTTATGAACGTGAGTTCTTTAAAGTCGTGGAGCCTTCATTCTTGCAGAAGCTTAAAGAAGGAGACTGTGAGAAGCCAGTATTTATTTTGTACCCCAGTTACACGCTCCCCGATATAAGCTTCTTAAACGGAAGACCGAACATTTATCTAAATCCAATGAAAGTGAACGTTTCGCCGAAATCAAGTCAAATTAAAAGAAACAGAGTCCAAGTTAAAAGTAAAAGGCCTTTCTCGTGCAATGATGTCgaaatattgaaaaagaaagGTCTCGGTCACATCAAAGACTGGGACTCGTTAAACTTTTTACTTCCAATGGAATGTAAGCAAATGCTATCAGAAGTTCCAGAACTAATGCAACACGTGAAAGAAAAAGATGGAAAATTCTGTAATGTAACGCCATCTTCGAAATCTAAAAATCGACCCGTCAGTTGTGATTGCAATAATTTGGCTGGCAACACTACAGCTGTTTCTTCAAGTTCTAGCACTGCTACGCAACCGTCTTCCGGCTACCGGGGTTCATCGACCATGTTAACAGACTCTTCAGCACAAAACAGCCCCGCTCCCGCAAACTTCAATCCGTTATTCGTATATCGATACGACAGCGCAACAAGCTCTGAAGCGAGCGGTAACAGCGAGGGACAAAGAGTTAATCCTGCTGCGCCGAGACGTTCTCTGTCATTAGTAGATCAAATCCGCCCACCAAAGCAAGGCGAAATAGTGCCTCCGAGGCCACCCTTACCAAAAAGCATATTACGCAAATCCATGGACAAAACTCGTAAATCAAGCACACAAACCAAACGATACAGCATGTTTGAAATGGACGATTTTATGCAAGATCCGATTGCGTGCGCGACCGCAGTAACGGAACACAAGACCAAGAGAAGATCCCTTCAAGAACCGTACTATTTGCAAAATCAAAATATTGATTACAGAAAAAATAACGATTTAGCAGCCAAGAGATTATCTCAACAGTTTCTGGACGCTGCGGAAAAGGATGCTGATTACAATGAGTACTACCCGGACGAGGGCGTTGGAACCGAAAGTAGCTTAGAGTCTGGGAAATCTAACGAAATTAAATTACACCGACCTCACACTCCTCCAATGCCAAAACCACGAACTAAACGAATGGAATACACAGAGTTCCCCCCTCCAGGCGCATTAATCAGCAGCGCCGATCTACAACAGCTCGAAGAATTTTTAAAGCAAAGTGGTTTAACCTGTCAGAACATGGACGAGTGGGATCAAAATCAAGTGCAGAAGGTAAGAAATCAGGTTAGCAAATTCCTTCAAATGAAACGTTCCCAAGAGGAGAATCAGAGGTCCACAGAATCGAGTGGTAGTAGTTGCAATAGTAAGAAATCTGTAAGTTTTGCGCAGAAGTCTGATGCTCAAGTCGAGAGTCTACAGACTCAAGCGAAGACTGTAGAAGAAATCAAAGGAGATGCTTTAATTACTCCGCCAAATTCCCCAAATATATCAGCGGTGTTGGCTCAGAGGCATTACCAG GCCAAAAATTTAGCAGAAATACCAATATGCGAAGAGGTCGAAGTTAGTCCAGATGAATTTGGCAGCCCTATTCATTTTGAAGGGAGACCCAAATACGATTTGATTGATGTATCACAAAAGAGAG CTTTAGTATCGAATGTGACTGATGCCGTAGAGATGCTAATTCAGCACTTTTCCTCGGCGACCGATCAAGCTGAGCTGGCATTCTTGGGAGATTCGAAACAATCCCCAGCCTGCGCTAAAATAGCTCTTAACGCATTATGTCCAGCTTTGTACGCAGTATTCAGAGACGGCCTCAAAGAGAACATAGAGACATCTTTCGGTGCCGTCAATAATTCGGTTTGGCAAATGGTCGAGTCTACTGCTCGACAAG GTCCAATAACAAAGTCTTTGAACGAATTGGTGTTGAGGATCAACAGCGAAGATGCTGTTACAGAAGGATTGGTCAAATTTAATGCATTCATACTGGGTTTGCTCAA CGCGCAGACTGTGGACGCGTGGGTATCGTACGTTCGAACGCGGGAGTCAATTCTCGCGAAGCACTACGGGCCGGATTCACTGGTCCTCGCAGGGTGCGTCGGGGAGCCTCGCTGCCGAGCCCTCCTGGACACGTTACTGGCGAGCCTCGAGCCGCTCAAACTACTGCCCTTCTCCTTAGATCTCATGTTTGAAATGAGGGAACTCCATCGAAGCTTCAAAAGAATCGAAAACGAAATGCGCGCCGCCAGCAGG CCCACTTCGATTAACCCGCCACTAACACTGAACCAACGGAACTTGCTGAAGTTGGTGCGCTCGATGCAGTCGAGCGGCGTCTCCAGCGACGACTGTCAGACCAGCGTAATCATGAGACACAGGGAGCCGAAGAACAAAGAGCCATCGACTCCCGACTTGCTAAACGATTCAGCGAACGTAAAGACCGCCATTGAAAAGAACAGGCCGCGGTCCTGCGTCAACCCGACCGCTATAGGTCACGACATGTGCCCGAATAACAGCAGAATAGAAATGGAGACGAACCGCCGCTGGTCCGGTGTCCACTTGGGCTCGAAACTGATGCAGGCCTTCGACAGACTAGTGttcgacgacagcgacgactaCACAGATAGCTTAGAGACTAACAAACCGTGTCCCAGAGCCCCCGCCGGTGAAGCGAAG TTGGACTTCAGCGGTGAGGAACAATGGAGGCCCGGCTCGGCGAGCAGCGGAGGAAGCGGAAACGCGCCCACCGGCAAGTTCCGCCGCCTTCAACTCAAATGGGAGATGCTTAGTAATGCTGAGAGCCCAGTCACGCCTTCCG GAGAGACTTCCCCTGCCGCGGCCCGAGGCTCGAAGATCCCGCGTCCGGTGTCGTCGCCCGTGCGGCCTCAGGCCCCCCCACTGCAATCTCCCGCCAAGAACACGCATCG GGGCATCCCGGTACCAGTACGAAAAGGTACCTCACCGACCACTGCGACCACACAACGTCCCGCCAGCTCACGCACGAATACGACCAACAAAAAACCGTCACAAACCGTCAACAG AACGTCTCGCGTGGACGGCGCGTGGCCGGGCGGCGCCGCCCCGCGCCCCGCGTCCCTCCCGTAcggccgccccgccccgccccccgCACCCCGCCGCGCCGCCTCCTCCTCCGCCACGCGCCCGAGCGCCAACACCTCACACCACAAGAACAA GTCACGGCGCGCTGTCTCCACCTCTGCAACTAGAACTCGTGGTGGCACAGCCCTAAAGGTGGACAA ATACGTGAGGACGTTATGGCATCGGTTGCCATCTGACTCCGGTCACCTAGCTTTCAACGAGGGCGAACGTCTCCGGCTAGTCTTGGAGGTAGACGACCAGTACTTACTCTGCTGCAGGGGTGATCAAAAGGGTCTGGTACCCAGGGATGCTGTGCTCTTAGAGGATTTCTGA
- the LOC101745102 gene encoding uncharacterized protein LOC101745102 isoform X2 — protein MIAIVLCIVGKILELTRNAYDRDVNKDFGPLNAFGISRKRKRKRGPPPRLGLKAASPGVAGADEDCNSNTSLAGSQHSAHDDLDAHCDNSGYLWFLDYNPIFRDGSCHHTSVLSSVSASYKGISDLAARFEFTSRYNDIARDLDANLAEADMESFRTEDIHALLMTANLPHDTINDDRTHDSNPRGEMFASISSSLMERFRFDSSISIGSSLQGEESVGSINTMSICKSELLFSPVKEGGIHGVHFSVDSLDCELPTEQDLILTCQANKDNYTIAFEGSLTTYSEDSECVEPAVNQINDKLDKEEQTVSLESDERTRRNLELLERCKKITNKLSTSMARSDLGLTTWSKLKKQTVQSPLRRHPSGNNNGDSNETTDATNDMNNSVIKSQSLPNLYRRKLMNSSVISVALSNSTVDSFTANERLTGTPVCMKVYDVSQQRLSHGSQHSEPMSTSSTENHTSSDKSQPKQSFSLVKLFMKQKSESNDGIVSLDQMERSECWPSSSGGESGDSVGEQKHTDSESVNTGRPPLEIPSSNTDEAFSAVYEEIPSTNPTLFHVQNLNNRMYDEVLIEEEETADGAKLSDSESNLYATVNKTHIKRTHANIMNSPSKFRSSRKSCSSQSSATSVSISSCSESDGTQITRMNRILQRECCDHKATSTHIETDTIDKSMQTSSMQLSSSRYEREFFKVVEPSFLQKLKEGDCEKPVFILYPSYTLPDISFLNGRPNIYLNPMKVNVSPKSSQIKRNRVQVKSKRPFSCNDVEILKKKGLGHIKDWDSLNFLLPMECKQMLSEVPELMQHVKEKDGKFCNVTPSSKSKNRPVSCDCNNLAGNTTAVSSSSSTATQPSSGYRGSSTMLTDSSAQNSPAPANFNPLFVYRYDSATSSEASGNSEGQRVNPAAPRRSLSLVDQIRPPKQGEIVPPRPPLPKSILRKSMDKTRKSSTQTKRYSMFEMDDFMQDPIACATAVTEHKTKRRSLQEPYYLQNQNIDYRKNNDLAAKRLSQQFLDAAEKDADYNEYYPDEGVGTESSLESGKSNEIKLHRPHTPPMPKPRTKRMEYTEFPPPGALISSADLQQLEEFLKQSGLTCQNMDEWDQNQVQKVRNQVSKFLQMKRSQEENQRSTESSGSSCNSKKSVSFAQKSDAQVESLQTQAKTVEEIKGDALITPPNSPNISAVLAQRHYQAKNLAEIPICEEVEVSPDEFGSPIHFEGRPKYDLIDVSQKRALVSNVTDAVEMLIQHFSSATDQAELAFLGDSKQSPACAKIALNALCPALYAVFRDGLKENIETSFGAVNNSVWQMVESTARQGPITKSLNELVLRINSEDAVTEGLVKFNAFILGLLNAQTVDAWVSYVRTRESILAKHYGPDSLVLAGCVGEPRCRALLDTLLASLEPLKLLPFSLDLMFEMRELHRSFKRIENEMRAASRPTSINPPLTLNQRNLLKLVRSMQSSGVSSDDCQTSVIMRHREPKNKEPSTPDLLNDSANVKTAIEKNRPRSCVNPTAIGHDMCPNNSRIEMETNRRWSGVHLGSKLMQAFDRLVFDDSDDYTDSLETNKPCPRAPAGEAKLDFSGEEQWRPGSASSGGSGNAPTGKFRRLQLKWEMLSNAESPVTPSGETSPAAARGSKIPRPVSSPVRPQAPPLQSPAKNTHRGIPVPVRKGTSPTTATTQRPASSRTNTTNKKPSQTVNRIIPHTKRPNAMTDGTKDVKNVTNSKRSPTSRVDGAWPGGAAPRPASLPYGRPAPPPAPRRAASSSATRPSANTSHHKNKYVRTLWHRLPSDSGHLAFNEGERLRLVLEVDDQYLLCCRGDQKGLVPRDAVLLEDF, from the exons GGCCACCGCCAAGGTTGGGGCTGAAGGCGGCAAGCCCCGGCGTGGCAGGCGCCGACGAGGATTGTAACAGCAACACCAGTCTCGCTGGAAGCCAGCACTCGGCTCACGATGACCTCGACGCGCACTGCGACAATTCTGGTTATCTTTGGTTCCTTGACTACAA TCCAATTTTCCGAGACGGCTCCTGCCACCACACCTCAGTGTTGTCCTCCGTGTCGGCTTCGTACAAAGGCATAAGTGACCTCGCCGCACGCTTCGAGTTCACGTCTCGATATAACGACATCGCGAGAGATCTAGACGCAAATCTCGCGGAGGCCGACATGGAAAGCTTCAGAACCGAAGACATACATGCACTGCTGATGACCGCCAACTTGCCACACGACACCATCAACGACGACAGAACGCATGAT AGTAACCCCCGAGGCGAGATGTTCGCGAGCATCTCTAGCTCTCTCATGGAAAGGTTTCGGTTCGACAGCAGTATCAGTATCGGCAGTAGTTTGCAG GGTGAAGAATCTGTCGGTTCAATCAACACGATGTCGATATGCAAGTCAGAACTGCTCTTTTCGCCTGTGAAGGAGGGCGGAATACACGGCGTCCATTTCAGCGTCGACAGTCTGGATTGTGAGCTGCCTACTGAGCAGGATCTTATTCTTACCTGCCAGGCTAATAAGGACAACTACACTATCGCCTTTGAGGGTAGTCTTACCACTTATTCTGAGGACAGTGAGTGCGTAGAACCGGCCGTCAATCAAATCAATG ACAAATTGGATAAGGAAGAACAAACAGTTTCGTTAGAGAGTGATGAGAGAACGCGTAGGAATTTAGAATTATTAGAAAGATGTaagaaaattacaaataaactaAGTACATCAATGGCCAGAAGTGACTTAGGATTAACGACGTGGAGTAAGCTTAAGAAGCAGACAGTCCAATCCCCTCTAAGAAG gCATCCATCCGGAAATAACAATGGAGATTCAAATGAAACAACTGATGCCACAAACGACATGAACAACTCAGTCATAAAAAGCCAAAGCCTGCCAAATCTTTATAGGAGAAAATTGATGAATAGTTCAGTTATCTCAGTAGCTCTCAGTAACTCAACG gtCGATTCATTTACTGCCAATGAACGTTTAACCGGTACGCCGGTTTGTATGAAAGTATACGATGTGTCGCAACAACGTTTATCTCATGGTAGCCAACATTCGGAGCCAATGAGCACATCATCTACAGAAAATCATACTTCGTCAGATAAAAGCCAACCCAAACAATCATTTAGCTtggtaaaattatttatgaaacaaaaaagtGAGAGCAATGATGGCATTGTCAGTTTGGATCAAATGGAAAGATCTGAATGTTGGCCATCCAGTTCCGGTGGAGAAAGTGGAGATTCAGTAGGAGAACAAAAACACACAGATTCCGAATCTGTAAATACTGGAAGACCTCCCTTAGAAATACCAAGCAGTAATACTGATGAGGCCTTTTCGGCAGTATATGAAGAAATACCATCTACTAACCCTACGCTCTTCCacgtacaaaatttaaataatagaatGTATGATGAAGTTTTGATCGAAGAAGAAGAAACAGCAGATGGAGCTAAGTTAAGCGACAGTGAAAGTAATCTTTATGCTACTGTCAACAAAACACATATTAAAAGAACGCACGCAAATATTATGAATAGTCCGTCAAAGTTCAGAAGCAGCAGAAAGTCTTGTTCTTCTCAATCATCAGCCACTAGTGTTAGTATTTCAAGTTGTTCCGAATCTGATGGAACTCAGATCACGAGGATGAATAGAATATTACAAAGAGAGTGTTGTGATCACAAAGCCACATCGACTCATATTGAAACTGATACTATAGATAAAAGCATGCAAACGTCAAGCATGCAACTTTCGAGCTCACGTTATGAACGTGAGTTCTTTAAAGTCGTGGAGCCTTCATTCTTGCAGAAGCTTAAAGAAGGAGACTGTGAGAAGCCAGTATTTATTTTGTACCCCAGTTACACGCTCCCCGATATAAGCTTCTTAAACGGAAGACCGAACATTTATCTAAATCCAATGAAAGTGAACGTTTCGCCGAAATCAAGTCAAATTAAAAGAAACAGAGTCCAAGTTAAAAGTAAAAGGCCTTTCTCGTGCAATGATGTCgaaatattgaaaaagaaagGTCTCGGTCACATCAAAGACTGGGACTCGTTAAACTTTTTACTTCCAATGGAATGTAAGCAAATGCTATCAGAAGTTCCAGAACTAATGCAACACGTGAAAGAAAAAGATGGAAAATTCTGTAATGTAACGCCATCTTCGAAATCTAAAAATCGACCCGTCAGTTGTGATTGCAATAATTTGGCTGGCAACACTACAGCTGTTTCTTCAAGTTCTAGCACTGCTACGCAACCGTCTTCCGGCTACCGGGGTTCATCGACCATGTTAACAGACTCTTCAGCACAAAACAGCCCCGCTCCCGCAAACTTCAATCCGTTATTCGTATATCGATACGACAGCGCAACAAGCTCTGAAGCGAGCGGTAACAGCGAGGGACAAAGAGTTAATCCTGCTGCGCCGAGACGTTCTCTGTCATTAGTAGATCAAATCCGCCCACCAAAGCAAGGCGAAATAGTGCCTCCGAGGCCACCCTTACCAAAAAGCATATTACGCAAATCCATGGACAAAACTCGTAAATCAAGCACACAAACCAAACGATACAGCATGTTTGAAATGGACGATTTTATGCAAGATCCGATTGCGTGCGCGACCGCAGTAACGGAACACAAGACCAAGAGAAGATCCCTTCAAGAACCGTACTATTTGCAAAATCAAAATATTGATTACAGAAAAAATAACGATTTAGCAGCCAAGAGATTATCTCAACAGTTTCTGGACGCTGCGGAAAAGGATGCTGATTACAATGAGTACTACCCGGACGAGGGCGTTGGAACCGAAAGTAGCTTAGAGTCTGGGAAATCTAACGAAATTAAATTACACCGACCTCACACTCCTCCAATGCCAAAACCACGAACTAAACGAATGGAATACACAGAGTTCCCCCCTCCAGGCGCATTAATCAGCAGCGCCGATCTACAACAGCTCGAAGAATTTTTAAAGCAAAGTGGTTTAACCTGTCAGAACATGGACGAGTGGGATCAAAATCAAGTGCAGAAGGTAAGAAATCAGGTTAGCAAATTCCTTCAAATGAAACGTTCCCAAGAGGAGAATCAGAGGTCCACAGAATCGAGTGGTAGTAGTTGCAATAGTAAGAAATCTGTAAGTTTTGCGCAGAAGTCTGATGCTCAAGTCGAGAGTCTACAGACTCAAGCGAAGACTGTAGAAGAAATCAAAGGAGATGCTTTAATTACTCCGCCAAATTCCCCAAATATATCAGCGGTGTTGGCTCAGAGGCATTACCAG GCCAAAAATTTAGCAGAAATACCAATATGCGAAGAGGTCGAAGTTAGTCCAGATGAATTTGGCAGCCCTATTCATTTTGAAGGGAGACCCAAATACGATTTGATTGATGTATCACAAAAGAGAG CTTTAGTATCGAATGTGACTGATGCCGTAGAGATGCTAATTCAGCACTTTTCCTCGGCGACCGATCAAGCTGAGCTGGCATTCTTGGGAGATTCGAAACAATCCCCAGCCTGCGCTAAAATAGCTCTTAACGCATTATGTCCAGCTTTGTACGCAGTATTCAGAGACGGCCTCAAAGAGAACATAGAGACATCTTTCGGTGCCGTCAATAATTCGGTTTGGCAAATGGTCGAGTCTACTGCTCGACAAG GTCCAATAACAAAGTCTTTGAACGAATTGGTGTTGAGGATCAACAGCGAAGATGCTGTTACAGAAGGATTGGTCAAATTTAATGCATTCATACTGGGTTTGCTCAA CGCGCAGACTGTGGACGCGTGGGTATCGTACGTTCGAACGCGGGAGTCAATTCTCGCGAAGCACTACGGGCCGGATTCACTGGTCCTCGCAGGGTGCGTCGGGGAGCCTCGCTGCCGAGCCCTCCTGGACACGTTACTGGCGAGCCTCGAGCCGCTCAAACTACTGCCCTTCTCCTTAGATCTCATGTTTGAAATGAGGGAACTCCATCGAAGCTTCAAAAGAATCGAAAACGAAATGCGCGCCGCCAGCAGG CCCACTTCGATTAACCCGCCACTAACACTGAACCAACGGAACTTGCTGAAGTTGGTGCGCTCGATGCAGTCGAGCGGCGTCTCCAGCGACGACTGTCAGACCAGCGTAATCATGAGACACAGGGAGCCGAAGAACAAAGAGCCATCGACTCCCGACTTGCTAAACGATTCAGCGAACGTAAAGACCGCCATTGAAAAGAACAGGCCGCGGTCCTGCGTCAACCCGACCGCTATAGGTCACGACATGTGCCCGAATAACAGCAGAATAGAAATGGAGACGAACCGCCGCTGGTCCGGTGTCCACTTGGGCTCGAAACTGATGCAGGCCTTCGACAGACTAGTGttcgacgacagcgacgactaCACAGATAGCTTAGAGACTAACAAACCGTGTCCCAGAGCCCCCGCCGGTGAAGCGAAG TTGGACTTCAGCGGTGAGGAACAATGGAGGCCCGGCTCGGCGAGCAGCGGAGGAAGCGGAAACGCGCCCACCGGCAAGTTCCGCCGCCTTCAACTCAAATGGGAGATGCTTAGTAATGCTGAGAGCCCAGTCACGCCTTCCG GAGAGACTTCCCCTGCCGCGGCCCGAGGCTCGAAGATCCCGCGTCCGGTGTCGTCGCCCGTGCGGCCTCAGGCCCCCCCACTGCAATCTCCCGCCAAGAACACGCATCG GGGCATCCCGGTACCAGTACGAAAAGGTACCTCACCGACCACTGCGACCACACAACGTCCCGCCAGCTCACGCACGAATACGACCAACAAAAAACCGTCACAAACCGTCAACAG AATTATACCGCACACGAAGAGACCCAATGCGATGACAGATGGAACGAAAGACGTTAAAAACGTGACAAACTCTAAGAGATCGCC AACGTCTCGCGTGGACGGCGCGTGGCCGGGCGGCGCCGCCCCGCGCCCCGCGTCCCTCCCGTAcggccgccccgccccgccccccgCACCCCGCCGCGCCGCCTCCTCCTCCGCCACGCGCCCGAGCGCCAACACCTCACACCACAAGAACAA ATACGTGAGGACGTTATGGCATCGGTTGCCATCTGACTCCGGTCACCTAGCTTTCAACGAGGGCGAACGTCTCCGGCTAGTCTTGGAGGTAGACGACCAGTACTTACTCTGCTGCAGGGGTGATCAAAAGGGTCTGGTACCCAGGGATGCTGTGCTCTTAGAGGATTTCTGA